A stretch of DNA from Plasmodium berghei ANKA genome assembly, chromosome: 11:
tttttttgtataccATATATgtcttattttttcatatttttctttcatttttttattattttattcctttatatatatcttaaAATTTTCACTTTCTTAGGCATAAAAGGCATTATAAGTTAATATTCgaaaatttaatgaattCACCATCTATTCAAATATCATTTTGTGGAATTATCATGACAGCTATTGCATGGCTAgttgatttaaaaaataaaaagtttaaaaaatcaCTAGTTTAAAAATAGCAAGCTTAAATAACaaacttaaaaaaagatatgcatttttttaaacaattaTATAGAGATATAtaaggaaaatattaaattaaagaaaatattctCTTTATATCTACCGTCTTATGATACCTTTAAAtagtatattttatcaaataaattaaagtGACATATAAAAACTGTACAGTCAATGGATAAAATCTAAATGATGAggaaatataatgataaaaaaaaaaaatattttttatataatatgttaataaaattataaaccAGAATATACACACTAtgtgatatatatataagtatatacTTTTGGTTATCAAACCTTtgctttattttaattaattaaacCCATAAAAACACGAAGCATAACTATTTATGCTTTGCAcatactttatttttacgaaaatattttccttatttcattttttatcacaTATTGttgttaaatataaaaaaatatgcacacacattttttataataattgtaGATCATTTGAAAAGAATACTTTTCACTTTCTCCTACTTGTTTCGTAAAAtcgttttattttattttttttaagttttattattatttttttacttataaaattcgtccattttatatgaatgtttttttttttggaagcaaaaataagtttattcattctatatattaaatatttgtaaataatttattcaattaaattacttttttttaaaacaaaaaatattattttaaaaaagcaAATAAGCTTGaggaatattattttcaccTGAAAAACTGAACGATCCAATCCCCTAATATATTCtacaaaaaagaaaacataaaatCTGAAAAATGGGTAAGGAAAAcaaagaaattaaaaaacatattcaAACAAATTGAAGTAAAATAGTatagtataaaaataactaaACAGGAAGaacatatatatccataatATTGACAAGCTAATATACTATTATGGATATATGTGTACAAACTACTATaggaatatataaaaattcttAGCTGTTACAacgattttaaaaaaatatatcatatataaaaatggaataaaaaattatatgaagttataaaaatacatatattatggcatcaaataataataatcatataaaaccataaaacataattaaaattaagaaaagtttgtttttgttttttgtgtttgttttgttatttacttttataaatatacgcattttttaatgctGCTATggttttatatgtatatacataccGCTTTGTAAagatttattatatcattaatCAGGTTTGCAGAAGGAAAGCGAAAAAGAGaaacatgtatatataatcatatacatacataaatatatatatactactgcttttttttgttctttaTTCCcgatgaatatataaaatggaCTATAAAGAAAACAGTGGGCAGGCAAATATAAAGGATATAGATTTGTATGTTACTATAAAACTGCGGTTTTGTATTTGCCTTAAAGagaataatgatataattattgggaaaaaaatatatgatgagaaaaaaaaattaataaaaaaaataatttatttaaaaaagtttatattgaaaaaaaaaagaaatggaGAATCACGAGTGGAAAATactcaaataaaaaatgatgataatattgtagaaaaaaaaggtGACTCGATCtcatcatatattatacaaacaagtcaaaatcaaaatattattgataaaaaagaCGAAAGTAAACATAATAATTCTATATTCAATtacacaaatataaattataaagaatGGCGGAAGGAAAAAAAccaaaacaatttttttataacttgCTATTTAATTATAGACAATGAGTTTTTTTCTCACCCAGTTACTCTCGAATGTGATGAGATTAAGATAAGAAACGAAAGTGATagaatcaaaataaaaaaaaaaaaagaggaaTTCCTTGATCCAATTGATATgtttatagaaaaaaaaaaaaaaaaaatcgcaaataaaatatttataataaataaacgaATATGTTTTCCACTGAAATATCGTCAATTAAGCACAAATAGTtacttattatttatttttcaaaataaaaataacacaGATGTAAGTTATTATTCgttttgtaaattatttactCAAAATGGGGTTTTAAAGCAGGGATTGCAAATAAGGCATATGTATTACACAGGAAATagtaacaaaaaaaacaacaaTATAATAGCTAGCAAAACTGCTCATCGTGTTAATAGACATGTCACTGAATCATTGAAGAGgaacattatttatattaagaatggttctaaaaataaatcaaaacaATGTCTTCTtcgttttttaaaaaacaattacgcatataatgatttattaaatgtctttaatttaaaaaaaatatatatgaaaaaagaaaaatacaCATTTGGTAAGAGCAATGCAAAAAACAAACTAATAGCACACGCCAAATTTTCTACTgacaaatttataataaaaaaaaaaaaaaataaagttaaCTTTATAAGATCAAATCATAAATTCAAATCGTATACAAAAAAAGTATTACATATTGATAGTATGATTCAACAGACTAAACAAAAGGGAAATGATGAGAAAATTATCTCATTAggaaataatttgtatGATAACAATCAAGAAATCCCCAATAATACAAAAGCCATAAACAGTTTTAACATGGGTTTGTTTAGAGGGGAAACATATTGGAATTACACTATTacttcaaaaaaaaataaaaaattttatttaaatttattaaaatataaacgcATGGagcattttatatattccctaaaaagaaacataataaaaaattataaaacttttgagaaaaaaaaattaatatatgagaaagagataaaaaatgagaaaatCGACAAAAACAATCATcgaataaaagaaataggatatataaaatatgaagtTAATCGAAATAAAAAGTGTAGAGCTTTCACAAATTTAAgtgaaataaatacaaaaaagaatgaaaatttttcaaataatataacgGATATATGTtggataaaaaataaaaaattattaaaatggaaaaatggatatagttatataaaaaaatatagctATTTGTATGATTTACATAATGGTAGAATATCAGATGTTGGAAACAGAAATACATTTAAATTACTTAAAGgtgtaataaatatatataaaaaatttaaaatttttaaggaaaaaaaaataaaaggatatttaatatttaattgtgTTAGTTTTAATAAAGCCAAAATATGCTATaatgaaaagaaaaaaaaactaattACATttcatgaaaatatttttaatgatataggaaataaagaaattgaacccccaaatttttatcataacaCTGATTCAAATTATGATTggttttttaattcattcGACTATGTTGGAGATACTagtaatattaataatttaagttttaataaatttgtaaaatatgttGCAAAAGGACAGAAGAAAAATAGGCGtggaaatttatttttgaacaATTTCATATTTGATGATAAGAAGggtaacaaaataaataaaaaagatacAAACTATCCATACAATCGATTTAAGATAatagaaaacaaaaaggattgtggaaaaaaaaaaaaaattttatgtaAACGAAACACTGTGGATGTACTTCGAAATGTGAATACAAGTCATAGACatacagaaaaaaaaatgaatgaCATATTTGATCATATTAGTAAATACACTAATAGGattagtaaaaatataaatataagcaATATAAATAGATATGATGATTAtccatttaatttttttttaaaagaaaaatacgaaaataaaaacatatctGTTGCCACTCCACCAAtagatgaaataaaaacattaaattatgttttaaGTATTCCTTtagcaaaaataaatgatgatGGGAAAAAGTGTTTATGGAAATttcgtttatttttagtaaaTCGAAAAGAAACATTAggaaaatttattaaatctGTAAATTGGAATGATAAagatgaagaaaaagaagCAATCAGTTTATTAAGAAAATGGTCAAAGCCATCTCTTGAAAATTGTCTAGAATTAttccatttatatatgcattataatgttataaaaaaatatattatagatatcattaaaaatgcaaaaaaagaacaattaaaattatatctaTTTCAAATTATTCAAAGATTAAGAACATTTAATTACCAACGTATCGATGATTTATTCattgatatattaatacataaatGTGCAAAATCCAAAAAATTATCCATCTATTTATATTGGTTTCTTCTTAGTGAAACacaagataaaaataatggaaagttatatttacatattcataaattatttataaataaattagttAAATccaattcaaaaaaaaaaaaaaaaattttagaaattttaaaaaatcaaaatagaTTTCGTAATCAGTTACTTTACCTAACAATAATagctaaaaataaaagtgatcatattcaaaataaaacaaaaaaaattaggaaaaatatattttattataggCAATGCTTTGGctatataaatatcaaaaattttattaaaaataatatatttattactgATCAAAAGGTTTATAACTTTTCTCATACTTCCGAATCTCAAAAAGATGATGATCATATTTCTTCTTATCTTATTGATcctaattttttaaatccaTCAACAGCTGAAAAGGAGTTACATCAACACAGTTCCACAAATTCACCATCAACTTTCATTTCATCTAATGCATCTCTGATTAAtcaaaatgaagaaaatcagtctttaaaaaaaaaaaacaatttaaaaattattccaAACGACCTTTGCaattctatatattatctAAGTCCAGAACTCACGATTCATTTTAATGCGGATGAAGataaatatgcatttcGGTATGAAAGAAAATGTAACATGTCagatgaatatattaatagcAATGCTATGAGCAATGTTAGTCATAATCGAAATCGTGATCATgattttgaaaatgaaaacaacGGATATgtgataaattatattgatGACTCTAAAATAGTAAagatagaaaaaaataaagatagttcctttttttataattttttacaacCTAATGATGGCTTTGGATTTTTCCTTAATTATAGtgatgatgataaaaaCATTGAAATTTTAGATGATTCTATAAATATCGTTCaagaacaaaaaataaaaaaagtaactACTCCTTTAATTTTGCCAATAGATCCAAATACTGAGTTATTAACTTTTTTACCTGAACATTCATATGTTTTACGATCATCATTATATCCTATTGTTATAGCTTGTTTagtcagaaaaaaaattaaattatttcattcTGATTTCCATAActtaattattaataaacaaaaatatctaaaaaaaaatataaagaagaaaaaaaaaaattattcattATATCATTTCTATGATTCGAAATTTATTAAAGCGTTATATAATTCGTTTGATAAAGCAAAagattttcaatattattataaaaacattaaGTGTGTGaataatgttattttttatagaaaacaaaaaatagaGCGAATAAGCAACCCTTCACAAAATAATGAGCCTTTTATAGATGGAAAGAAACAACACACACAAGTAAGAAAAGATATTCTGAAAGAaatgcaaataaaaatttcaaCTGATAATGGGAAATACAATAATGATGATTCAATAGCagatttaaatgaaaattttggAGACATTGATTATACCTTCAGTCCTGATTTTTCgcattttgaaaataaaaaaactgaTAATGATTCACCAATTACACCCACTTCAAAACCAGtattgaaaaagaaaagtggcataaataatttagatAAACCATACTCTAAATTgtatgaaaaagaaaatgatcCTTCGAATGATCACCTAGAAAAAGAATTCGcacaaaaagaaaaacaaaataatattaataaaaaacgtgtaaaaaaatataatgaaatatatgaactaactattaaaaaatatatatataaagccGGAGATGATTTAAGGCAGGATCATTTAGTTATAcaagttatatatataattgataatatttggaaaaaatatggattaaatttaaaactAACATTATATAGAGTTTTGGCTTTATCTACTAATGATGGATTTATTGAATTTGTAGATTATGCTGAATCTATATcttctataaaaaaaaattacaatgGTGAAATCAGgcaatattttattcatcATAGTAAAGAAAGGAATACTCC
This window harbors:
- a CDS encoding phosphatidylinositol 3-kinase, putative, whose product is MDYKENSGQANIKDIDLYVTIKLRFCICLKENNDIIIGKKIYDEKKKLIKKIIYLKKFILKKKRNGESRVENTQIKNDDNIVEKKGDSISSYIIQTSQNQNIIDKKDESKHNNSIFNYTNINYKEWRKEKNQNNFFITCYLIIDNEFFSHPVTLECDEIKIRNESDRIKIKKKKEEFLDPIDMFIEKKKKKIANKIFIINKRICFPLKYRQLSTNSYLLFIFQNKNNTDVSYYSFCKLFTQNGVLKQGLQIRHMYYTGNSNKKNNNIIASKTAHRVNRHVTESLKRNIIYIKNGSKNKSKQCLLRFLKNNYAYNDLLNVFNLKKIYMKKEKYTFGKSNAKNKLIAHAKFSTDKFIIKKKKNKVNFIRSNHKFKSYTKKVLHIDSMIQQTKQKGNDEKIISLGNNLYDNNQEIPNNTKAINSFNMGLFRGETYWNYTITSKKNKKFYLNLLKYKRMEHFIYSLKRNIIKNYKTFEKKKLIYEKEIKNEKIDKNNHRIKEIGYIKYEVNRNKKCRAFTNLSEINTKKNENFSNNITDICWIKNKKLLKWKNGYSYIKKYSYLYDLHNGRISDVGNRNTFKLLKGVINIYKKFKIFKEKKIKGYLIFNCVSFNKAKICYNEKKKKLITFHENIFNDIGNKEIEPPNFYHNTDSNYDWFFNSFDYVGDTSNINNLSFNKFVKYVAKGQKKNRRGNLFLNNFIFDDKKGNKINKKDTNYPYNRFKIIENKKDCGKKKKILCKRNTVDVLRNVNTSHRHTEKKMNDIFDHISKYTNRISKNINISNINRYDDYPFNFFLKEKYENKNISVATPPIDEIKTLNYVLSIPLAKINDDGKKCLWKFRLFLVNRKETLGKFIKSVNWNDKDEEKEAISLLRKWSKPSLENCLELFHLYMHYNVIKKYIIDIIKNAKKEQLKLYLFQIIQRLRTFNYQRIDDLFIDILIHKCAKSKKLSIYLYWFLLSETQDKNNGKLYLHIHKLFINKLVKSNSKKKKKILEILKNQNRFRNQLLYLTIIAKNKSDHIQNKTKKIRKNIFYYRQCFGYINIKNFIKNNIFITDQKVYNFSHTSESQKDDDHISSYLIDPNFLNPSTAEKELHQHSSTNSPSTFISSNASLINQNEENQSLKKKNNLKIIPNDLCNSIYYLSPELTIHFNADEDKYAFRYERKCNMSDEYINSNAMSNVSHNRNRDHDFENENNGYVINYIDDSKIVKIEKNKDSSFFYNFLQPNDGFGFFLNYSDDDKNIEILDDSINIVQEQKIKKVTTPLILPIDPNTELLTFLPEHSYVLRSSLYPIVIACLVRKKIKLFHSDFHNLIINKQKYLKKNIKKKKKNYSLYHFYDSKFIKALYNSFDKAKDFQYYYKNIKCVNNVIFYRKQKIERISNPSQNNEPFIDGKKQHTQVRKDILKEMQIKISTDNGKYNNDDSIADLNENFGDIDYTFSPDFSHFENKKTDNDSPITPTSKPVLKKKSGINNLDKPYSKLYEKENDPSNDHLEKEFAQKEKQNNINKKRVKKYNEIYELTIKKYIYKAGDDLRQDHLVIQVIYIIDNIWKKYGLNLKLTLYRVLALSTNDGFIEFVDYAESISSIKKNYNGEIRQYFIHHSKERNTPLGFDTEILENFISSCAGYSVITYILGIGDRHLDNLMVSNDGRFFHIDFGYIFGEDPKPFSPPMKLCKEMIEAMGGAQSVGYEQFLKKCCLAYKYLRYHSTLLISLLDSMCESGLKDMKTAPELCVLKVQEKFRLDLNDEAAEIQFLEVINASVKTLFPVVVDKLHEWALNWK